In Phocoena phocoena chromosome 3, mPhoPho1.1, whole genome shotgun sequence, a single window of DNA contains:
- the LOC136120949 gene encoding large ribosomal subunit protein uL11-like — protein MPPKFDPNEIKVVYLRCTGGEVGATFALSPMISPLGLSPKKAGDDIAKATGDWKGLRITVKLTIQNQQAQIEVVPSASALIIRALKELPRDRKKQKNIKHSGNITFVEIVNIARQMWHRSLARELSGTIKEILGTV, from the coding sequence ATGCCACCTAAGTTCGACCCCAATGAGATCAAAGTTGTGTACCTGAGGTGCACCGGTGGGGAAGTTGGTGCCACATTTGCCCTTTCCCCCATGATCAGTCCCCTGGGTCTGTCTCCAAAGAAAGCTGGTGATGACATTGCCAAAGCAACTGGTGATTGGAAGGGTCTGAGGATTACAGTGAAACTGACCATTCAGAACCAACAGGCCCAGATTGAGGTGGTACCTTCTGCCTCTGCCCTGATCATCAGAGCCCTCAAGGAACTgccaagagacagaaagaagcagaaaaacattAAGCACAGTGGAAACATCACTTTTGTTGAGATTGTCAACATTGCCCGACAGATGTGGCATCGATCTTTAGCTAGAGAACTCTCTGGAACCATTAAAGAGATCCTGGGGACCGTCTAG